In Deltaproteobacteria bacterium, the following are encoded in one genomic region:
- a CDS encoding aspartate kinase: MALIVQKYGGTSVGDLEKIRNVAARVIRTREKGNDVVVVLSAMAGETDRLIALANKAANNDPVRREYDMLVSSGEQVTVALLAMMLLNEGCRARSFLGHQVKIRTDSTYSSARIVNIDTDMIMKEIQAGGIVVVAGFQGVDSKDNITTLGRGGSDTSAVAIAAALKADYCEIFTDVAGVYTTDPNVYGKARKLKKISYDEMLELASAGAKVLQNRSVELAKKYKVPLYVRSSFNDDEGTLVTMEDSDMEDLVVSGVTYDKNQAKVTVIHVPDKPGVAARLFTPLSDRDIVVDMIIQNASIEGYTDMTFTVSRKDVRDVKKLLDSVASDVGAQSVEYDENISKISIVGVGMKSHAGVASHMFDALAGENINILMISTSEIKISCVIEEKYTELAVRVLHDAFGLDQGS; the protein is encoded by the coding sequence CAGAACGAGGGAAAAGGGAAACGACGTGGTGGTTGTGCTCTCTGCAATGGCGGGAGAAACGGACCGTTTGATCGCCCTGGCGAACAAGGCGGCGAACAATGATCCGGTCAGGCGGGAATACGACATGCTCGTTTCTTCGGGTGAACAGGTGACCGTCGCGTTGCTCGCCATGATGCTTTTGAACGAAGGATGTCGGGCACGGTCATTTCTCGGTCACCAGGTGAAAATCCGGACGGACAGCACCTATTCGAGCGCACGGATCGTTAATATCGATACCGACATGATCATGAAGGAGATACAGGCGGGCGGTATCGTTGTCGTCGCGGGGTTTCAAGGTGTTGACAGCAAGGACAATATCACCACACTGGGAAGAGGGGGGTCGGACACAAGCGCCGTTGCCATTGCTGCGGCACTCAAGGCTGATTATTGTGAGATATTCACTGATGTTGCCGGTGTCTATACGACGGATCCGAATGTGTACGGCAAAGCCAGGAAACTGAAAAAAATATCCTATGACGAGATGCTCGAGCTTGCCAGTGCGGGAGCAAAGGTCCTGCAGAATCGTTCCGTGGAGTTGGCGAAAAAATATAAGGTTCCCCTGTATGTCCGTTCATCCTTTAACGATGACGAAGGAACCCTTGTCACAATGGAGGACAGCGATATGGAAGATCTTGTTGTTTCGGGAGTCACCTATGATAAGAACCAGGCAAAGGTGACCGTTATTCATGTGCCGGATAAGCCGGGTGTGGCGGCACGTCTGTTCACGCCTCTTTCCGACAGGGATATCGTCGTCGATATGATCATACAGAACGCCAGCATCGAGGGTTATACGGATATGACCTTTACCGTGTCGAGAAAGGATGTCCGGGACGTAAAGAAATTGCTGGATTCCGTCGCTTCTGATGTGGGTGCCCAGTCGGTGGAATATGACGAGAACATCTCCAAGATCTCGATTGTCGGTGTCGGGATGAAAAGTCATGCCGGTGTGGCGTCCCATATGTTCGACGCGCTGGCGGGCGAGAATATAAATATCCTGATGATCAGCACCTCGGAAATAAAAATATCCTGTGTCATCGAGGAAAAATATACGGAACTGGCCGTCCGGGTCCTTCATGATGCCTTCGGCCTTGATCAGGGTTCTTGA